The Balneolaceae bacterium genome segment TCGCCCCGGTCAGCCCCCAGGGTGGACTCACTCCGGTGAGCGCCCAGGGCCGCCTCCTCCGAAGGAAAGGGGATCGACGTGGCGCGCCCCGGCTCCTTGTTCCGGGCTATCATCAGCGGATTCTCCCAGTCCGGGTGGGCGGCGGTGTCCGGCGCGGTCGCCTCCCCCACCCTCACACCGGCCGAAGCGGATCCCTGCGCCGCGGCCACAGCCGGCAACAGCATAGCGGTAAGCAGCATAACGGCCAGCAGCAGTTTAACGGCCAGCAGCGCCGCCGGCAGCGTCACAGAAAGGAGCCAATCCCTCATGCATCCCGGTTTCGGTTGGAAAAAGAGCGTTTGATGAATGTATCAAATGGCGCCTTTACTCCAAAACGGGGTATCCAATTCCATGCTGAGGATGCGGTAAGACGTTGTTGTCAGGCATGGGCAAAGGTAGATCCTGCCAAGCCCTGTTGCACGAAATTGCTGAGACTGCGAGCAATGACTCAAAATATTGTTGCATCTGCCGGTACCCCTTACGAGGCCCAGAAATCGAGCCTTATATTTGTGATTTTTTCACAAATATCATTTGACCTGCCTGCCATTCGTGCTTCTGTGGATCGATTGGTCTTCCGGGAGTTGTGATTAATTCACAAATTTCAGCCCCCGAAAAATTGACTAAAAGGGGAGCATCGCCTTCCGATTATTACTTCTCGCCCTACAGCTGAAAACAGCGCTGCCCAGGTTCTGCGACCTAGACATCCCGCTCCCCTTCGCTCGTATCCTCAGAAATCTGGTATCCCTCTTACCCATCCAACGGAGCTTGATGAGTGGTACGTCGTCTGGTGTAAGTATCCAACTGTCCCTTTACTTCTAAACGGGGATCATTCTCGAATTTTGTAAATTTTATACCAATAGAAGAATGCTTCAGGATCGGATTTCTTAAGCTTATTCAGCTTCGTATTCATCGGTGCCTCTATAGTCCAATCAGTCATATCCTCCTCTTCATCGAACTTGACCATTTCTACTTCATCAGATCTAAGGATCGTTGCCAGGTAGGCCGACTTGGATGCATCTGTAATTGCTTTCTCAATATGGTAGGATTCGGAAAATACGTAAGGGTTAATGCGTTGCATTCCCGAATTCAACTCCCTAAAATCTCCTCTCCCATCTGCTCCCCTGGTAGCCACACACAAGGAGGCCATATAGATATTGTCCAAGACATCGCTTCCGGAAATATCACTCCTATCCCGATAGCCCAATTCCAATTCTGCAATACAGTCAAATGTTCTCCTGACAACCTCCAGATCATGAGCCTCATCAAATAAATTTCCAATGTCATATAACTGCTTGATGATTTCCAGACTCATGCTGTCCTCCCCTCTGTAATAAGGAATCCCAGTTGTTTCCGGGGCAAATGCAGTAAGTTTATCTCCAAGCAAGTCTTCAATACTTGCCGTCTTGACTCGAAGATGTTTCTTGCTTATCGGAACAAATCGAGATTGGATGGGCAGCGAAATGACTTTTGAATAGCAATGATCTTCTATCAGTATATCAAGTAATACATTATCCTCATGCATCCCTGTATTGTAAACTGGTTCGTAATATAGTTTGTAATGTTCCTTCTGGATGGTAGAACTGCTTTCCCGATCCTGCCTCTCGCATTTATAAAATCCTTGTGTCTCAACAACTTTTTCGACTACCTCATCCAGATTATTGGTTTTTTCAGGGACAACAATATCAATATCAATCGATAGACGTTTCGTTGAGTCAAAGTGGAGCATAAGGGCCGTGCCTCCCTTAAAAACAAAAGGGAGCTCTTGCTTGACAAGCCCTTCCAACAATAGCAGCGCCCAATTCACCTTTTCGATAAGCTGTGGATCGGCTTCTTCCTTGTCCGCGGTTTCTTGAATCCACTCTCTAGTAAGATTGGATAGATCAATCATCACTATATTTTGGCACTAAATATTAGTTACTGCCAATAATTTGAGTTGCTCCAGATAATTTGCCAGTTCGTTCCTTTTACCCCTTCGCCTTGCATATCGCAGAAGGGTATTTTGATTGATGGTATATTTTGAAAACGCATTCTTAAAAATTTTAGAGCGCTCCGATCCTTGGTAGGCAAAAAATGTTACCTCATCACAAAATATATCCACCAAAACTTTTTCCAGTGTTGCGGTTTGAATACCATTTACTTCCTGGAGAGGAGCTTCGGATATCAGGGATTGTACAATGTACGCCTCCTTGTTACCTGGTAAATAATCCGTGAGCATTTCTTCATCCGGTTCTTTAAACACGACCAGTTTTCTTTCTTTCAGGAATTGAAAAACGGAGTTGACAGCCTCTTCTTCCACTTCGACCAATGTTAGAAAATGCGCCGCCTGGTGAATACTGAACTCATTGAGTATCGATGTATTCCATATACAAATCTGAAGGTAGCGGTAGTTGTCATTCAATCTCTTATTGAGAGATTTTAATTCTTTAGTAATCTGTGGTTTGAATTGCTGTTCCTGGCCCAGTTTGAAGACTCCCCGGCCGATTCGTTGAAGCGCCCCATTTTTGACCAATTTGTACACTCGCCAGTTGATGGTCGAGTTCTTGAGATCCTCATCATATTTTCTGTAAAAATCAGCTATATCCTTGGTTTTAAGGATTTCATCATTGCTGAAATACTCTTGTAAGTCTCCGATATGTAGTTTCTGAGAAGCGATGGGCAAACACCTCTAAGCTGCCTTATTTAACTATATTTCGGCAATAAACATTATTTACTGCCAGTAATTTGAATAATATTGGCCATTTATCCAAATAACCTTCCACTTGGATATCGATCTCCTGCCGGGAAAATGGGAGAATTTGTCTGAGAATGCCGGATATCCTTACCGGTTTATTTTATCCGTGATCATTGTTGTGAAATATTCTCAATTGCTTGCCAATTGTTTGCATCTGCCGGTACCCCTCATAGAGCCCAGAAATCGAGCCTGATTTTTGTGATTTTTTCACAAAAATCATTTGGCCTGCCTGCCATTCGTGCTTCTGTGGGGCGATTGGCCTTCCGGGAGTTGTGATTAATTCACAAATTTTAGCCCCCGAAAAATAGCCCCAAAGGGGGTATCCCGTTCTGACTATAACGGCGTGGCAAATAACCTGCGTGGTGATTTA includes the following:
- a CDS encoding nucleotidyl transferase AbiEii/AbiGii toxin family protein; the protein is MIDLSNLTREWIQETADKEEADPQLIEKVNWALLLLEGLVKQELPFVFKGGTALMLHFDSTKRLSIDIDIVVPEKTNNLDEVVEKVVETQGFYKCERQDRESSSTIQKEHYKLYYEPVYNTGMHEDNVLLDILIEDHCYSKVISLPIQSRFVPISKKHLRVKTASIEDLLGDKLTAFAPETTGIPYYRGEDSMSLEIIKQLYDIGNLFDEAHDLEVVRRTFDCIAELELGYRDRSDISGSDVLDNIYMASLCVATRGADGRGDFRELNSGMQRINPYVFSESYHIEKAITDASKSAYLATILRSDEVEMVKFDEEEDMTDWTIEAPMNTKLNKLKKSDPEAFFYWYKIYKIRE
- a CDS encoding DUF6577 family protein, with the protein product MPIASQKLHIGDLQEYFSNDEILKTKDIADFYRKYDEDLKNSTINWRVYKLVKNGALQRIGRGVFKLGQEQQFKPQITKELKSLNKRLNDNYRYLQICIWNTSILNEFSIHQAAHFLTLVEVEEEAVNSVFQFLKERKLVVFKEPDEEMLTDYLPGNKEAYIVQSLISEAPLQEVNGIQTATLEKVLVDIFCDEVTFFAYQGSERSKIFKNAFSKYTINQNTLLRYARRRGKRNELANYLEQLKLLAVTNI